From a region of the Phragmites australis chromosome 21, lpPhrAust1.1, whole genome shotgun sequence genome:
- the LOC133903934 gene encoding mediator of RNA polymerase II transcription subunit 16-like isoform X1, with protein sequence MTSSAPPNPSPVPTPTPTANGTASSPKDQPQQPQQQQGGQEEAAAADGGGPEAAEVGAVAGVAGEAMEVDGGPGAGDAEAGGVGGGSGGAAGGGQQPSPATVFRIRLKQPPASLRHKMRVPELCRNFSAVAWCGKLNAIACASETCARIPSSNSSPPFWIPIHILNPERPTECSVFNVKADSPRDFVQFIEWSPRSCPRALLVANFHGRITIWTQPTKGPVNLVRDASSWQCEHEWRQDLSVVTKWLSGISPYRWLPANSTCSNLKTFEEKFLTQQPQSSAGWPSILCVCSVFSSGSVQLHWSQWPSQNLAQPRWFSTSKGLLGAGPSGIMAADAVITESGALHVAGVPLVNPSTVVVWEVMPGLGNGIQATAKINATSTVPPSLNPPSWSGFAPLAAYLFSLQDYLVSEGAQTKKQTDNETTDAASIHCCPVSNFSAYVSPEAAAQSATTTTWGSGVTSVAFDPTRGGSVITVVIVEGQYMSPYDPDEGPSITGWRVQCWESSLQPVVLHPIFGSPTSFGGQPPMQTVWSTRVNKSIPPTEDLKNPQTYVPMPTTSDERSSSECSVDRANRLSFDPYDLPNDVRQLAQIVYSAHGGEVAVAFLRGGVHIFSGPNFDQVDSYHVNVGSAIAPPAFSSSSCCLASVWHDTLKDRTILKIIRVLPPGILSTQTKVNSAVWERKIADRFWWSLLAGVDWWDAVGCTQSAAEDGIVSLNSVVALLDADFHSLPTMQQRQQHCPNLDRIKCRLLEGTNAQDVRALVLDMQARLLLDMLGKGIESALINPSTLLPEPWQASSDMLSSIEPDKMTVEPALLPSIQGYVDAVLDLASHFITRLRRYASFCRTLASHAVGASSTTGSSRNMVTSPTNNSPSPSNNQSNQSGATSTTGNSQMQEWVQGAIAKISNNADGAATAAPNPVSGRSQFMPISINTGTFPGTPAVRLIGDCHFLHRLCQLLLFCLLFRRRQSPRLLANAHKNQDSAIQKVQHMMNGKTEDNSTSLRSGLGVTKVEDGPATRGGQFGVGAKGPEENPIGKSVRIGSGNAGQGYTSDEVKVLFLILVDLCRRTSTFQHPLPASQVGSSNIIIMLHYIDGNYTVPPEVVEASLGPHMQNMPRPRGADAAGLLLRELELQPPAEEWHRRNMFGGPWSEPDDFGPLDRLKTSGSINPHLSEMGEDDDSSFGIQSLWPRKRRLSERDAAFGLKTSVGLGVYLGVMGSRRDVIMAVWRTGLDGEWYKCIRCLRQTCAFAHPGAPNPTNEREAWWISRWTHACPMCGGSWVKVV encoded by the exons ATGACCTCTTCCGCACCCCCGAACCCTAGCCCCGTCCCCACCCCGACCCCCACCGCGAACGGGACCGCATCCTCGCCCAAGGACCAGCCGCAGcagccacagcagcagcagggcggccaggaggaggcggcggcggcggatgggGGAGGCCCCGAGGCCGCGGAGGTGGGAGCAGTAGCTGGAGTAGCGGGCGAGGCGATGGAGGTGGACGGGGGTCCGGGCGCGGGGGATGCGGAGGCGGGAGGAGTGGGGGGAGGTAGTGGCGGGGCCGCGGGAGGAGGGCAGCAGCCGTCGCCGGCGACCGTGTTTCGGATCCGGCTCAAGCAGCCGCCCGCGAGCCTCAGGCACAAGATGCGCGTGCCCGAGCTTTGCAGGAACTTCAG TGCGGTTGCTTGGTGCGGGAAGCTGAATGCAATTGCTTGTGCATCAGAGACATGTGCACGGATTCCAAG CTCCAATTCAAGTCCACCATTTTGGATTCCTATACACATCTTGAATCCAGAGAGACCAACAGAATGTTCTGTATTCAATGTGAAAGCAG ATTCTCCACGCGACTTTGTTCAGTTCATTGAATGGTCTCCTCGGTCCTGCCCTCGTGCTCTGCTAGTGGCAAATTTTCATGGGCGGATCACTATATGGACACAACCAACTAAG GGTCCTGTTAATCTTGTACGTGATGCCAGCTCCTGGCAATGTGAACATGAATGGCGTCAAGATCTTTCTGTGGTGACCAAGTGGTTGTCAGGAATTTCTCCG TATAGATGGCTTCCTGCAAACTCTACTTGCTCAAACTTAAAAACCTTCGAGGAGAAATTTCTTACCCAACAGCCTCAAAGTTCAG CAGGATGGCCAAGTATTCTATGCGTTTGTTCAGTGTTTTCATCAGGTTCTGTTCAGCTTCATTGGTCACAGTGGCCTTCTCAAAATTTAGCACAGCCTAGATGGTTTTCCACCAGCAAAGGGCTTCTAGGAGCAGGACCCAGTGGTATAATGGCTGCAGATGCTGTTATTACGGAGTCTGGAGCCTTACATGTTGCTGGTGTGCCCCTTGTTAATCCATCTACTGTAGTGGTTTGGGAGGTGATGCCAGGTCTTGGCAATGGTATTCAGGCAACTGCAAAGATAAATGCTACAAGCACTGTTCCGCCATCCCTGAATCCCCCTTCCTGGTCTGGTTTTGCTCCTTTAGCGGCTTACCTCTTTTCTTTGCAAGATTATCTTGTTTCTGAGGGTGCACAAACAAAAAAACAGACAGACAATGAGACCACAGATGCTGCATCGATCCATTGTTGTCCGGTTTCTAATTTTTCAGCTTATGTTAGTCCAGAAGCAGCTGCACAGTCAGCCACTACTACCACTTGGGGCTCTGGGGTCACTTCAGTTGCTTTTGATCCAACTCGTGGAGGATCAGTCATTACAGTTGTAATAGTTGAAG GCCAATATATGTCTCCTTACGATCCTGATGAAGGGCCTTCCATCACTGGATGGCGAGTGCAATGCTGGGAATCTTCGCTTCAACCTGTTGTTCTTCATCCAATATTTGGAAGCCCTACTAGCTTTGGTGGGCAACCTCCCATGCAAACTGTTTGGTCCACCAGAGTTAACAAAAGCATTCCACCAACAGAGGACCTAAAAAATCCTCAAACATATGTTCCAATGCCAACAACTTCGGATGAACGGAGCTCCTCTGAGTGCAGTGTTGACAGGGCGAACAGACTTAGCTTTGACCCTTATGATCTTCCAAATGATGTTAGACAACTGGCTCAAATAGTGTATTCTGCTCACGGTGGTGAGGTTGCTGTTGCTTTCCTGCGTGGAGGAGTGCACATTTTCTCAGGTCCAAATTTTGATCAGGTTGACAGCTATCATGTTAATGTTGGCTCAGCAATTGCTCCACCAGCCTTTTCCTCTAGCAGTTGCTGCTTGGCATCAGTTTGGCATGACACACTTAAAGACAGAACTATATTGAAGATAATACGTGTGCTTCCTCCTGGGATTCTTAGCACTCAAACAAAGGTCAATTCAGCAGTATGGGAACGGAAAATAGCGGATAG ATTTTGGTGGAGTCTATTGGCTGGTGTAGATTGGTGGGATGCAGTTGGTTGTACACAGAGTGCTGCTGAAGATGGTATTG TTTCACTTAACAGTGTGGTAGCATTGCTGGATGCGGACTTCCATTCTCTTCCGACTATGCAACAGAGGCAGCAGCACTGTCCT AACCTTGATAGGATAAAGTGTAGATTGTTGGAAGGAACAAATGCTCAAGATGTCCGAGCTCTTGTGTTGGACATGCAAGCAAGATTACTTCTGGATATGCTAGGCAAAGGAATCGAGTCTGCCCTTATAAATCCATCAACTCTGCTACCTGAGCCCTGGCAAGCTTCTAGTGATATGTTGTCTAGCATTGAGCCTGACAAAATGACTGTTGAACCGGCTCTACTTCCAAGCATCCAG GGTTATGTTGATGCTGTTCTAGATTTAGCGTCACATTTCATCACGCGCTTACGGCGCTATGCAAGTTTCTGCCGAACTTTGGCTAGCCATGCTGTTGGAGCATCTTCTACTACAGGCAGTTCTAGAAATATGGTTACAAGTCCAACAAATAATTCTCCTTCACCCTCAAATAATCAAA GTAATCAAAGTGGAGCAACATCTACAACAGGGAACTCGCAAATGCAGGAATGGGTCCAAGGTGCAATTGCTAAGATTAGCAACAATGCTGATGGTGCTGCCACTGCAGCACCAAATCCAGTTAGCGGGAGGTCACAGTTTATGCCCATCAGCATTAATACGGGCACGTTTCCTGGCACACCTGCAGTAAGACTTATCGGAGACTGCCATTTCCTTCATAGATTATGTCAGTTGTTGCTATTTTGTTTGCTTTTCCGAAGAAGACAATCACCAAGGTTACTCGCAAATGCACACAAAAATCAAGATTCTGCTATCCAGAAAGTACAGCACATGATGAATGGTAAGACAGAGGACAACAGTACATCATTAAGATCTGGCCTAGGGGTTACCAAAGTAGAAGATGGCCCAGCTACGCGTGGTGGACAATTTGGTGTTGGAGCGAAGGGTCCTGAAGAAAACCCAATCGGCAAATCTGTTAGAATAGGTTCTGGCAATGCTGGCCAAGGTTATACTTCAGATGAG GTGAAGGTCCTTTTTCTTATACTGGTTGACCTTTGTCGAAGGACTTCTACCTTTCAGCATCCATTGCCTGCTTCTCAGGTTGGTTCCAGCAACATTATCATAATGTTGCACTACATTGATGGCAATTACACTGTGCCCCCTGAGGTAGTGGAAGCGTCTCTTGGTCCCCATATGCAG AATATGCCTCGTCCACGAGGAGCTGATGCTGCTGGTCTTCTACTCCGAGAATTAGAACTTCAACCTCCTGCTGAAGAATGGCATAGGCGCAACATGTTTGGTGGTCCTTGGTCAGAACCAGATGATTTTGGTCCATTGGATCGTCTAAAAACCAGTGGTTCAATCAACCCTCATTTGTCTGAAATGGGAGAGGATGACGACAGTTCCTTTGGTATTCAAAGTCTTTGGCCAAGAAAGCGCCGGTTGTCTGAAAGAGATGCAGCATTTGGTCTGAAAACATCTGTAGGTCTGGGAGTTTATCTAGGTGTCATGGGATCTCGAAGGGATGTTATCATGGCCGTGTGGAGAACAGGCCTTGATGGTGAATGGTATAAG TGCATACGATGTTTGCGGCAAACTTGTGCATTTGCGCATCCGGGTGCTCCAAACCCAACTAATGAACGTGAGGCGTGGTGGATCAGCCGGTGGACACATGCTTGCCCAATGTGTGGTGGGTCATGGGTGAAAGTTGTTTGA
- the LOC133903934 gene encoding mediator of RNA polymerase II transcription subunit 16-like isoform X2 — MTSSAPPNPSPVPTPTPTANGTASSPKDQPQQPQQQQGGQEEAAAADGGGPEAAEVGAVAGVAGEAMEVDGGPGAGDAEAGGVGGGSGGAAGGGQQPSPATVFRIRLKQPPASLRHKMRVPELCRNFSAVAWCGKLNAIACASETCARIPSSNSSPPFWIPIHILNPERPTECSVFNVKADSPRDFVQFIEWSPRSCPRALLVANFHGRITIWTQPTKGPVNLVRDASSWQCEHEWRQDLSVVTKWLSGISPYRWLPANSTCSNLKTFEEKFLTQQPQSSGWPSILCVCSVFSSGSVQLHWSQWPSQNLAQPRWFSTSKGLLGAGPSGIMAADAVITESGALHVAGVPLVNPSTVVVWEVMPGLGNGIQATAKINATSTVPPSLNPPSWSGFAPLAAYLFSLQDYLVSEGAQTKKQTDNETTDAASIHCCPVSNFSAYVSPEAAAQSATTTTWGSGVTSVAFDPTRGGSVITVVIVEGQYMSPYDPDEGPSITGWRVQCWESSLQPVVLHPIFGSPTSFGGQPPMQTVWSTRVNKSIPPTEDLKNPQTYVPMPTTSDERSSSECSVDRANRLSFDPYDLPNDVRQLAQIVYSAHGGEVAVAFLRGGVHIFSGPNFDQVDSYHVNVGSAIAPPAFSSSSCCLASVWHDTLKDRTILKIIRVLPPGILSTQTKVNSAVWERKIADRFWWSLLAGVDWWDAVGCTQSAAEDGIVSLNSVVALLDADFHSLPTMQQRQQHCPNLDRIKCRLLEGTNAQDVRALVLDMQARLLLDMLGKGIESALINPSTLLPEPWQASSDMLSSIEPDKMTVEPALLPSIQGYVDAVLDLASHFITRLRRYASFCRTLASHAVGASSTTGSSRNMVTSPTNNSPSPSNNQSNQSGATSTTGNSQMQEWVQGAIAKISNNADGAATAAPNPVSGRSQFMPISINTGTFPGTPAVRLIGDCHFLHRLCQLLLFCLLFRRRQSPRLLANAHKNQDSAIQKVQHMMNGKTEDNSTSLRSGLGVTKVEDGPATRGGQFGVGAKGPEENPIGKSVRIGSGNAGQGYTSDEVKVLFLILVDLCRRTSTFQHPLPASQVGSSNIIIMLHYIDGNYTVPPEVVEASLGPHMQNMPRPRGADAAGLLLRELELQPPAEEWHRRNMFGGPWSEPDDFGPLDRLKTSGSINPHLSEMGEDDDSSFGIQSLWPRKRRLSERDAAFGLKTSVGLGVYLGVMGSRRDVIMAVWRTGLDGEWYKCIRCLRQTCAFAHPGAPNPTNEREAWWISRWTHACPMCGGSWVKVV; from the exons ATGACCTCTTCCGCACCCCCGAACCCTAGCCCCGTCCCCACCCCGACCCCCACCGCGAACGGGACCGCATCCTCGCCCAAGGACCAGCCGCAGcagccacagcagcagcagggcggccaggaggaggcggcggcggcggatgggGGAGGCCCCGAGGCCGCGGAGGTGGGAGCAGTAGCTGGAGTAGCGGGCGAGGCGATGGAGGTGGACGGGGGTCCGGGCGCGGGGGATGCGGAGGCGGGAGGAGTGGGGGGAGGTAGTGGCGGGGCCGCGGGAGGAGGGCAGCAGCCGTCGCCGGCGACCGTGTTTCGGATCCGGCTCAAGCAGCCGCCCGCGAGCCTCAGGCACAAGATGCGCGTGCCCGAGCTTTGCAGGAACTTCAG TGCGGTTGCTTGGTGCGGGAAGCTGAATGCAATTGCTTGTGCATCAGAGACATGTGCACGGATTCCAAG CTCCAATTCAAGTCCACCATTTTGGATTCCTATACACATCTTGAATCCAGAGAGACCAACAGAATGTTCTGTATTCAATGTGAAAGCAG ATTCTCCACGCGACTTTGTTCAGTTCATTGAATGGTCTCCTCGGTCCTGCCCTCGTGCTCTGCTAGTGGCAAATTTTCATGGGCGGATCACTATATGGACACAACCAACTAAG GGTCCTGTTAATCTTGTACGTGATGCCAGCTCCTGGCAATGTGAACATGAATGGCGTCAAGATCTTTCTGTGGTGACCAAGTGGTTGTCAGGAATTTCTCCG TATAGATGGCTTCCTGCAAACTCTACTTGCTCAAACTTAAAAACCTTCGAGGAGAAATTTCTTACCCAACAGCCTCAAAGTTCAG GATGGCCAAGTATTCTATGCGTTTGTTCAGTGTTTTCATCAGGTTCTGTTCAGCTTCATTGGTCACAGTGGCCTTCTCAAAATTTAGCACAGCCTAGATGGTTTTCCACCAGCAAAGGGCTTCTAGGAGCAGGACCCAGTGGTATAATGGCTGCAGATGCTGTTATTACGGAGTCTGGAGCCTTACATGTTGCTGGTGTGCCCCTTGTTAATCCATCTACTGTAGTGGTTTGGGAGGTGATGCCAGGTCTTGGCAATGGTATTCAGGCAACTGCAAAGATAAATGCTACAAGCACTGTTCCGCCATCCCTGAATCCCCCTTCCTGGTCTGGTTTTGCTCCTTTAGCGGCTTACCTCTTTTCTTTGCAAGATTATCTTGTTTCTGAGGGTGCACAAACAAAAAAACAGACAGACAATGAGACCACAGATGCTGCATCGATCCATTGTTGTCCGGTTTCTAATTTTTCAGCTTATGTTAGTCCAGAAGCAGCTGCACAGTCAGCCACTACTACCACTTGGGGCTCTGGGGTCACTTCAGTTGCTTTTGATCCAACTCGTGGAGGATCAGTCATTACAGTTGTAATAGTTGAAG GCCAATATATGTCTCCTTACGATCCTGATGAAGGGCCTTCCATCACTGGATGGCGAGTGCAATGCTGGGAATCTTCGCTTCAACCTGTTGTTCTTCATCCAATATTTGGAAGCCCTACTAGCTTTGGTGGGCAACCTCCCATGCAAACTGTTTGGTCCACCAGAGTTAACAAAAGCATTCCACCAACAGAGGACCTAAAAAATCCTCAAACATATGTTCCAATGCCAACAACTTCGGATGAACGGAGCTCCTCTGAGTGCAGTGTTGACAGGGCGAACAGACTTAGCTTTGACCCTTATGATCTTCCAAATGATGTTAGACAACTGGCTCAAATAGTGTATTCTGCTCACGGTGGTGAGGTTGCTGTTGCTTTCCTGCGTGGAGGAGTGCACATTTTCTCAGGTCCAAATTTTGATCAGGTTGACAGCTATCATGTTAATGTTGGCTCAGCAATTGCTCCACCAGCCTTTTCCTCTAGCAGTTGCTGCTTGGCATCAGTTTGGCATGACACACTTAAAGACAGAACTATATTGAAGATAATACGTGTGCTTCCTCCTGGGATTCTTAGCACTCAAACAAAGGTCAATTCAGCAGTATGGGAACGGAAAATAGCGGATAG ATTTTGGTGGAGTCTATTGGCTGGTGTAGATTGGTGGGATGCAGTTGGTTGTACACAGAGTGCTGCTGAAGATGGTATTG TTTCACTTAACAGTGTGGTAGCATTGCTGGATGCGGACTTCCATTCTCTTCCGACTATGCAACAGAGGCAGCAGCACTGTCCT AACCTTGATAGGATAAAGTGTAGATTGTTGGAAGGAACAAATGCTCAAGATGTCCGAGCTCTTGTGTTGGACATGCAAGCAAGATTACTTCTGGATATGCTAGGCAAAGGAATCGAGTCTGCCCTTATAAATCCATCAACTCTGCTACCTGAGCCCTGGCAAGCTTCTAGTGATATGTTGTCTAGCATTGAGCCTGACAAAATGACTGTTGAACCGGCTCTACTTCCAAGCATCCAG GGTTATGTTGATGCTGTTCTAGATTTAGCGTCACATTTCATCACGCGCTTACGGCGCTATGCAAGTTTCTGCCGAACTTTGGCTAGCCATGCTGTTGGAGCATCTTCTACTACAGGCAGTTCTAGAAATATGGTTACAAGTCCAACAAATAATTCTCCTTCACCCTCAAATAATCAAA GTAATCAAAGTGGAGCAACATCTACAACAGGGAACTCGCAAATGCAGGAATGGGTCCAAGGTGCAATTGCTAAGATTAGCAACAATGCTGATGGTGCTGCCACTGCAGCACCAAATCCAGTTAGCGGGAGGTCACAGTTTATGCCCATCAGCATTAATACGGGCACGTTTCCTGGCACACCTGCAGTAAGACTTATCGGAGACTGCCATTTCCTTCATAGATTATGTCAGTTGTTGCTATTTTGTTTGCTTTTCCGAAGAAGACAATCACCAAGGTTACTCGCAAATGCACACAAAAATCAAGATTCTGCTATCCAGAAAGTACAGCACATGATGAATGGTAAGACAGAGGACAACAGTACATCATTAAGATCTGGCCTAGGGGTTACCAAAGTAGAAGATGGCCCAGCTACGCGTGGTGGACAATTTGGTGTTGGAGCGAAGGGTCCTGAAGAAAACCCAATCGGCAAATCTGTTAGAATAGGTTCTGGCAATGCTGGCCAAGGTTATACTTCAGATGAG GTGAAGGTCCTTTTTCTTATACTGGTTGACCTTTGTCGAAGGACTTCTACCTTTCAGCATCCATTGCCTGCTTCTCAGGTTGGTTCCAGCAACATTATCATAATGTTGCACTACATTGATGGCAATTACACTGTGCCCCCTGAGGTAGTGGAAGCGTCTCTTGGTCCCCATATGCAG AATATGCCTCGTCCACGAGGAGCTGATGCTGCTGGTCTTCTACTCCGAGAATTAGAACTTCAACCTCCTGCTGAAGAATGGCATAGGCGCAACATGTTTGGTGGTCCTTGGTCAGAACCAGATGATTTTGGTCCATTGGATCGTCTAAAAACCAGTGGTTCAATCAACCCTCATTTGTCTGAAATGGGAGAGGATGACGACAGTTCCTTTGGTATTCAAAGTCTTTGGCCAAGAAAGCGCCGGTTGTCTGAAAGAGATGCAGCATTTGGTCTGAAAACATCTGTAGGTCTGGGAGTTTATCTAGGTGTCATGGGATCTCGAAGGGATGTTATCATGGCCGTGTGGAGAACAGGCCTTGATGGTGAATGGTATAAG TGCATACGATGTTTGCGGCAAACTTGTGCATTTGCGCATCCGGGTGCTCCAAACCCAACTAATGAACGTGAGGCGTGGTGGATCAGCCGGTGGACACATGCTTGCCCAATGTGTGGTGGGTCATGGGTGAAAGTTGTTTGA